One Nomascus leucogenys isolate Asia chromosome 22a, Asia_NLE_v1, whole genome shotgun sequence DNA segment encodes these proteins:
- the LOC100596610 gene encoding olfactory receptor 49-like, whose product MGNRTTITKFVLLGLSETCELQMLIFLGLLLTYLLTLLGNLLMVVITLMDRCLHTLMYCFLCNFAILEIWFTSVIFPKVLTNILTEYKTISLPGCCLQSFLYFFLGTTEFFLLVVMSFDRYVAICNPLHYATIMSKRVCVQLVFCSWMTGFLLIIVPSFLVLQQPFCGPNIINHFFCDNFPLLELICADITLIELLGFVIANVSLLGTLSVTATCYGHILHAILHIPSAKEKQKAFSTCSSHIIVVSLFYGSCIFMYIQSGKSDQKEDRNKVVALLHTVVTPMLNPFIYTLRNKQVKQVFREQVSKLLL is encoded by the coding sequence ATGGGGAACCGCACCACCATCACCAAGTTTGTCCTGCTAGGGCTCTCAGAGACCTGTGAGCTGCAGATGCTCATCTTCCTGGGGCTCCTCCTGACCTACCTCCTCACACTGCTGGGGAACCTGCTCATGGTGGTCATCACCCTCATGGACAGGTGCCTCCACACCCTCATGTACTGCTTCCTCTGCAACTTTGCTATCCTGGAGATCTGGTTCACCTCGGTCATCTTCCCCAAGGTGCTGACCAACATCCTCACAGAATACAAGACCATCTCCCTCCCAGGCTGCTGCCTGCAAAGTTTCCTCTATTTTTTCTTGGGCACCACAGAGTTCTTCCTCCTGGTGGTGATGTCCTTTGACAGGTACGTGGCCATATGTAACCCTTTGCATTATGCCACCATCATGAGCAAAAGGGTTTGTGTCCAGCTAGTCTTCTGTTCGTGGATGACAGGATTCCTTCTCATCATTGTTCCAAGTTTTCTCGTCCTTCAGCAGCCATTCTGTGGCCCCAACATCATTAACCATTTCTTCTGTGACAACTTTCCCCTCCTGGAACTCATTTGTGCAGACATAACTCTGATAGAGCTCCTGGGTTTTGTTATAGCCAACGTCAGCTTACTGGGCACTCTGTCCGTGACGGCCACTTGCTATGGCCACATCCTCCATGCCATTCTGCACATCCCCTCAGCCAAAGAGAAGCAGAAAGCCTTCTCCACCTGCTCCTCCCACATCATTGTCGTGTCTCTCTTCTATGGCAGCTGCATCTTCATGTACATTCAGTCAGGCAAAAGTGACCAGAAGGAAGACAGGAATAAGGTGGTGGCATTGCTTCACACCGTGGTGACCCCAATGCTCAACCCCTTCATCTACACCCTGAGGAACAAACAGGTGAAGCAGGTGTTTAGGGAGCAGGTGAGCAAACTCCTCTTATAA